A single genomic interval of Polynucleobacter necessarius harbors:
- the accC gene encoding acetyl-CoA carboxylase biotin carboxylase subunit — protein MFDKILISNRGEIALRIQRACRELGIKTVVVYSTADKEAKYVKLADEAVCIGPAPSPLSYLNMPAIISAAEVTDAEAIHPGYGFLSENADFAERVEKSGFAFIGPTAASIRLMGGKVSAKRAMIKAGVPCVPGSEGALPDNPKEIIAAAKKVGYPVIIKAAGGGGGRGMRVVHTEAHLLNAVNMTREEAGRAFGNPEVYMEKFLEKPRHVEIQVLADTHGNAIWLGERDCSMQRLHQKVIEEAPAPGIDRRLIAKIGERCAEACRKIGYRGAGTFEFLYENGEFSFIEMNTRVQVEHPVTEMITGVDIVQEQIRIAAGLQLSYRQQDIVFRGHAIECRLNAEDPFKFTPSPGRIGSFHMPGGPGIRVDSHAYSGYMVPSNYDSMIGKLISYGNTREQAIRRMQIALSEMVIDGITTNVPLHRELMLDPNFIEGGTNIHYLEHRLDDQAASRGKP, from the coding sequence ATGTTCGATAAGATTCTGATTTCCAATCGGGGAGAAATTGCTCTCCGCATCCAACGCGCGTGCCGCGAGTTGGGAATTAAAACTGTTGTGGTGTATTCCACCGCAGACAAAGAAGCGAAATACGTAAAGCTTGCCGATGAAGCTGTCTGTATCGGGCCAGCGCCATCTCCGCTCAGCTACCTCAATATGCCAGCGATTATTTCTGCAGCTGAAGTTACTGATGCGGAAGCGATCCATCCAGGCTACGGCTTCCTCTCCGAAAACGCCGACTTTGCGGAACGCGTTGAGAAATCAGGTTTTGCCTTTATCGGACCTACAGCGGCATCTATTCGACTAATGGGTGGCAAGGTTTCCGCTAAACGCGCCATGATTAAAGCCGGTGTGCCATGCGTTCCCGGATCTGAAGGGGCGCTTCCTGACAATCCAAAAGAAATTATTGCGGCCGCTAAAAAAGTAGGTTACCCGGTCATTATTAAAGCGGCTGGTGGTGGTGGTGGACGCGGTATGCGTGTAGTACACACCGAAGCGCACTTACTTAACGCGGTCAATATGACGCGCGAAGAAGCTGGTCGTGCTTTTGGGAACCCAGAAGTCTATATGGAGAAGTTTTTAGAAAAGCCTCGCCACGTAGAAATTCAGGTTTTAGCCGACACTCATGGCAACGCCATTTGGTTAGGCGAGCGTGATTGCTCCATGCAGCGTCTCCACCAAAAAGTGATTGAAGAGGCGCCAGCGCCCGGTATTGACCGTCGCTTAATCGCCAAAATTGGTGAGCGTTGCGCAGAAGCTTGTCGCAAGATCGGCTACCGCGGCGCGGGCACATTTGAGTTTCTTTATGAAAATGGCGAATTCTCCTTCATTGAAATGAATACACGTGTTCAGGTAGAGCACCCTGTTACTGAAATGATCACTGGGGTGGATATTGTTCAGGAACAAATTCGGATTGCCGCTGGCCTGCAACTTAGTTATCGCCAGCAAGACATAGTGTTCCGTGGACATGCAATTGAGTGCCGCTTAAACGCGGAAGATCCATTTAAATTTACCCCAAGCCCTGGTCGCATTGGTTCATTCCATATGCCTGGTGGCCCTGGCATTCGGGTAGATTCACACGCTTACAGCGGTTACATGGTTCCCTCAAACTATGACTCGATGATTGGCAAATTGATTTCTTACGGCAATACCCGTGAGCAAGCCATACGCCGCATGCAAATTGCGCTTTCTGAGATGGTGATTGATGGCATTACAACCAATGTGCCACTCCATCGTGAGTTGATGCTCGACCCTAACTTCATTGAAGGTGGCACTAACATTCACTACCTGGAGCATCGCTTAGACGACCAAGCTGCAAGTCGCGGCAAACCTTAA
- the accB gene encoding acetyl-CoA carboxylase biotin carboxyl carrier protein, with protein sequence MDLRKLKTLIDLVSESGISELEVNEGEDRIRIVNAGFPAPAGQVVYANPAPAQMVQAAPAASAPAPAAVAAETPAVETGFTAKSPMVGTFYRAPNPESPNFVNIGDTVKVGQTLCIIEAMKLLNEIESEKAGVIKEILCENGQGVEFDQPLFVIA encoded by the coding sequence ATGGATCTGAGAAAACTAAAAACCTTAATCGACCTAGTCTCTGAATCTGGTATTTCAGAATTAGAAGTAAACGAAGGGGAAGATCGTATTCGCATCGTCAATGCGGGTTTCCCAGCTCCTGCTGGTCAGGTGGTTTATGCAAATCCTGCGCCAGCGCAAATGGTTCAAGCTGCACCAGCAGCTAGCGCCCCTGCTCCAGCAGCAGTTGCTGCTGAAACACCAGCTGTTGAGACAGGCTTTACTGCCAAGTCTCCGATGGTGGGCACTTTCTACCGCGCGCCCAATCCAGAATCTCCAAACTTCGTCAATATTGGCGATACCGTCAAAGTAGGTCAAACGCTGTGCATTATCGAAGCCATGAAGTTACTCAATGAGATCGAATCTGAAAAAGCTGGTGTGATTAAAGAAATTCTTTGCGAAAACGGTCAAGGCGTTGAATTTGACCAGCCACTTTTCGTCATCGCTTAA
- the aroQ gene encoding type II 3-dehydroquinate dehydratase, whose product MSKKASILVIQGPNLNLLGTREPDVYGKTTLEDIHQKLGELAQAQSVDLSTYQSNHEGELIDRIQKAKQDGVDFIIINPGAFTHTSVALRDVLAGVTIPFTEVHLSNIHQREEFRKHSYLSDIATGVICGLGAIGYELALHAAMTRLLKK is encoded by the coding sequence ATGTCGAAAAAAGCTTCAATTCTCGTAATTCAAGGCCCAAACCTAAATCTATTAGGCACTCGTGAACCCGATGTTTACGGCAAAACAACCTTGGAAGATATTCACCAAAAGCTAGGCGAACTAGCACAAGCGCAATCTGTCGACCTCAGCACTTACCAAAGCAATCACGAAGGCGAGTTGATTGACCGCATTCAAAAAGCAAAACAAGATGGCGTTGATTTCATCATCATCAACCCAGGCGCCTTTACCCATACCAGCGTTGCCCTTCGTGACGTATTGGCCGGTGTAACCATTCCCTTTACCGAAGTCCATTTATCCAATATTCACCAGCGCGAAGAATTCCGCAAGCACTCCTACCTGTCAGACATCGCGACAGGCGTGATTTGTGGGCTTGGCGCAATTGGTTATGAATTAGCGCTACACGCAGCAATGACCCGCTTATTAAAGAAGTAA
- a CDS encoding TlpA family protein disulfide reductase: protein MNRRQWIMIAAIGLIALLGGILTSQWISKTGLASDPAVKALFANAWQTPNGKTANTEEWQGKVLVVNLWASWCPPCVEEMPTLDKLQKEFLRQNVLFVGIGIDSPSNIREFLEKNPVSYQIMIGGLEGSNLSKQMGNTQGALPYTIIINAKGKATYSKFGKISEDDIRNAIKSAL, encoded by the coding sequence GTGAACCGCAGACAATGGATCATGATTGCCGCAATAGGTCTTATTGCACTCCTTGGCGGAATTCTCACTTCTCAGTGGATTTCTAAAACAGGATTGGCTAGCGATCCTGCTGTAAAAGCTCTTTTTGCCAATGCTTGGCAAACTCCAAATGGAAAAACTGCCAATACCGAAGAATGGCAAGGAAAAGTCCTTGTGGTGAACTTGTGGGCCTCCTGGTGCCCTCCTTGCGTTGAAGAAATGCCGACTTTAGATAAACTACAGAAGGAATTTCTACGGCAAAATGTCTTATTTGTCGGCATCGGCATCGATTCACCATCTAATATTCGCGAATTTCTTGAAAAAAACCCAGTTAGCTACCAGATCATGATTGGCGGCTTAGAGGGGAGCAATCTTTCTAAGCAAATGGGAAATACTCAAGGTGCGCTCCCCTACACCATCATCATTAATGCCAAAGGGAAGGCAACCTACAGTAAATTTGGAAAGATAAGCGAAGATGACATCAGAAATGCCATTAAATCTGCTTTATAA
- a CDS encoding glucose 1-dehydrogenase: MGDRLKDKVAIITGAAKGIGFATAQRFAQESAQVIITDVNQEAVNGAAAQTPNAEGYVMNVTDRASIQAVVDHVMQKHGRIDILINNAGITQDARLIKMTEAQFDTVIDVNLKGVFNCTQLIVPHMLEAVSGAVVNAASVVGLYGNFGQTNYSATKFGVICLTKTWARELGPKGIRVNAVCPGFIATEMVKAMPDNILQDIETRSWLGRLGTPVEMANVYLFLASDEASYVNGVALEASGGISL; encoded by the coding sequence ATGGGCGATAGATTAAAAGACAAAGTGGCCATCATCACCGGTGCCGCTAAAGGCATCGGCTTTGCTACAGCCCAGCGATTTGCGCAAGAGAGTGCGCAAGTCATTATTACCGATGTGAATCAAGAGGCTGTCAACGGAGCGGCCGCGCAAACACCCAACGCCGAAGGCTACGTCATGAATGTTACGGATCGCGCCAGCATTCAAGCGGTGGTGGATCACGTAATGCAAAAACATGGGCGGATTGACATCTTGATTAATAACGCTGGCATTACGCAAGATGCGCGCTTAATTAAGATGACTGAAGCGCAGTTTGATACGGTGATTGATGTGAATTTGAAGGGTGTATTCAATTGCACCCAATTGATCGTGCCACATATGCTCGAGGCTGTCTCGGGTGCGGTTGTCAATGCTGCTAGCGTAGTGGGTCTTTATGGTAACTTTGGCCAAACGAATTACTCGGCGACAAAATTTGGCGTCATTTGCTTGACTAAAACATGGGCTCGTGAGCTAGGCCCTAAGGGCATTCGAGTCAATGCGGTATGCCCTGGTTTTATCGCCACCGAAATGGTGAAAGCGATGCCTGACAATATTTTGCAAGATATTGAAACGCGCAGTTGGCTCGGTCGCCTAGGTACTCCCGTCGAAATGGCGAATGTGTATTTATTCTTGGCGAGTGATGAAGCGAGCTATGTCAATGGAGTGGCATTAGAGGCCAGCGGCGGGATCTCCCTCTAA
- a CDS encoding ribonuclease catalytic domain-containing protein, with protein MNLLYEEGGDIKIATVQSASGTGDEESWQATSLSGKKIKLKAKEVWLRFEKPEAQAAMDEAGALTADIDLQLLWDCAPDEEFGLVDVAHEYFGSQASVAQQVALAIALQGAPVFFRRKGRGRFQRAPLEQLQAGLTALERKQKELEQQVVWQQELVAGTFPEVLKSSAKQLLFAPDKNTSAYKALIAACAETGEAPAQLMIRCGAIDSPLTYHQGMFLKAHFPNGAAHNPNVGIDQDAYAAAVAQLPLAQVQAFSIDDSGTTEIDDALSVTELPDGGHRVGIHIAAPGLAITKDDPLDQIARNRMSTVYFPGDKITMLPDSVIEQFSLDEGMPRPALSIYVDIDAQGVVNRDTLQMQAEMVPMAANLRLEDIEHLVSEESLLDEIANYPYRKELAILWKAAKLLHAGRQEKRIANGLRAEQLGLIDLNALARDFHFQIQDVEGVQRVEIVPRQRGSILDTIVAEWMIFCNSASGQLLADHGLPGLFRTQKGWGPLRTRMQTTTGPHEGLGLDYYAWCTSPLRRYSDLVNQWQLIALAKHGVTAKMVAPFPPRDATLMGIAADFESCYQAYGEFQDRLEKYWCLRWIMQDGESKTVHVRHLKEGMSRVELVPLHLPIPELASHPRMTRAEVVIAGVNLLQLSAGVRVLEIEAKLESPEKDLADQAEKSAPESLDSPEEDASPN; from the coding sequence ATGAATCTTTTATATGAAGAAGGTGGCGATATTAAGATCGCCACAGTGCAGTCCGCATCAGGCACTGGTGATGAGGAGTCTTGGCAGGCCACCAGTCTTTCTGGGAAGAAGATTAAGCTCAAAGCCAAAGAGGTTTGGTTGCGTTTTGAAAAACCAGAAGCTCAGGCGGCGATGGATGAGGCAGGCGCACTCACTGCCGATATAGATTTGCAATTGCTGTGGGATTGCGCGCCGGACGAAGAATTTGGTTTGGTGGATGTGGCGCATGAATACTTTGGTTCGCAAGCGAGTGTTGCTCAACAAGTCGCATTGGCGATCGCTTTGCAAGGTGCACCCGTATTTTTTCGTCGCAAAGGGCGTGGCCGTTTTCAGAGGGCGCCGTTAGAGCAGTTACAGGCGGGTCTGACTGCTTTAGAGCGCAAGCAGAAAGAGCTTGAGCAGCAAGTAGTGTGGCAACAAGAATTAGTTGCTGGAACATTTCCTGAGGTGCTGAAGTCTTCAGCCAAGCAATTACTGTTCGCTCCGGATAAAAATACTTCAGCGTACAAAGCTTTGATAGCGGCTTGTGCCGAGACTGGTGAAGCTCCAGCTCAGCTGATGATTCGTTGCGGCGCTATTGATTCACCTTTGACTTATCACCAGGGAATGTTTTTGAAGGCGCATTTTCCAAATGGCGCTGCTCACAATCCAAATGTGGGAATTGATCAGGACGCTTACGCTGCTGCGGTTGCTCAGCTGCCGCTTGCGCAAGTGCAAGCATTCTCTATTGATGACTCCGGCACCACAGAAATTGATGATGCCTTATCAGTAACAGAGCTGCCTGATGGTGGGCATCGGGTGGGTATTCATATTGCCGCACCGGGCTTGGCTATTACAAAAGATGATCCATTGGATCAAATTGCACGTAATCGGATGTCTACCGTGTATTTCCCGGGCGACAAAATTACGATGCTGCCTGATTCGGTGATTGAGCAGTTCTCATTAGACGAGGGTATGCCAAGGCCAGCCTTGTCGATCTATGTTGATATTGATGCGCAAGGGGTTGTGAATCGAGATACTTTGCAGATGCAGGCGGAAATGGTGCCGATGGCGGCCAATTTGCGCTTAGAGGATATAGAACATCTTGTTAGTGAAGAAAGCTTGCTTGATGAAATCGCTAACTATCCCTATCGCAAAGAATTAGCCATCTTGTGGAAAGCCGCCAAACTGCTACACGCGGGGCGCCAAGAAAAACGTATAGCAAATGGCTTGCGGGCGGAGCAACTTGGCCTCATAGATCTCAATGCACTAGCGCGAGATTTTCATTTTCAGATTCAGGATGTAGAAGGGGTGCAGCGGGTTGAGATCGTGCCGCGTCAACGAGGATCTATTTTGGACACCATTGTTGCGGAGTGGATGATTTTTTGTAACAGCGCCTCTGGCCAACTCTTGGCGGATCATGGTCTTCCAGGCTTATTTAGAACTCAGAAGGGTTGGGGCCCATTGCGCACTCGCATGCAAACTACTACAGGGCCTCATGAAGGTTTGGGATTGGATTACTATGCCTGGTGCACTTCTCCTTTGCGTCGATATTCAGATTTAGTCAATCAATGGCAATTAATTGCCTTAGCTAAACATGGTGTTACTGCCAAAATGGTGGCGCCTTTCCCGCCACGTGATGCGACCCTCATGGGGATTGCGGCTGACTTCGAGTCTTGCTATCAAGCCTACGGCGAGTTCCAGGATCGACTGGAAAAATATTGGTGTTTACGTTGGATCATGCAAGACGGTGAATCAAAAACAGTTCACGTGCGCCATTTAAAAGAGGGTATGTCTCGAGTCGAGTTGGTGCCGTTGCATTTGCCGATTCCTGAATTGGCAAGTCACCCCCGCATGACGCGTGCAGAGGTGGTGATTGCGGGCGTGAATTTATTGCAGTTGAGTGCGGGTGTTCGTGTGCTCGAGATAGAGGCAAAGCTAGAGTCTCCAGAAAAGGACTTAGCTGATCAGGCTGAGAAGTCTGCGCCGGAGTCATTAGATAGTCCTGAAGAAGATGCTAGCCCGAATTAA
- a CDS encoding energy transducer TonB gives MLARIKLVDIPCPEKLSKAMHYLRSAWNRYPFRFALYVSILIHILFLSFRWGVVEIQNRRLNTPLSVVLVNASNNTPTQTANKLAQADLQGGGKTENQDATALHRARLGAEARLEVLEKQQKQMLAKLDEQRIRSGGRKSGEEQKITPQLNSLEAELANRLQSDGREPRRKVLTGANTKAVSFAHYYDSMGQKIEAYGSAFFPRANGRPLYGSLVIVVSVDKQGRITTNAQGKDGLSIGRSSGNPELDRQALAIVRASAPFGPFPSEMRNQIDVLDWISTFEFTRDGVDRLELRH, from the coding sequence ATGCTAGCCCGAATTAAGCTCGTTGATATCCCTTGTCCTGAGAAGCTCAGCAAGGCCATGCATTACCTTCGTAGTGCTTGGAATCGCTACCCATTTCGTTTTGCATTGTACGTTTCCATTTTGATTCATATCCTCTTTTTATCTTTTCGTTGGGGTGTTGTGGAGATTCAGAATCGCAGGTTAAACACTCCTTTGAGCGTGGTGCTAGTCAATGCCAGCAATAACACGCCCACACAAACAGCAAACAAATTGGCGCAAGCCGATTTGCAGGGTGGTGGCAAAACAGAAAACCAAGATGCCACCGCGCTCCATCGCGCTAGATTGGGTGCCGAGGCTAGACTTGAAGTCTTGGAGAAACAGCAAAAGCAAATGCTGGCAAAGCTGGATGAGCAACGTATTCGTTCTGGCGGTCGAAAAAGTGGCGAAGAGCAAAAAATCACGCCGCAACTCAATTCCTTGGAAGCTGAATTAGCTAATCGGCTGCAATCCGATGGCAGAGAGCCAAGACGCAAAGTACTCACTGGCGCCAATACAAAAGCGGTAAGCTTTGCGCATTATTACGATTCCATGGGTCAAAAAATTGAAGCTTATGGCAGCGCATTTTTCCCCAGAGCAAATGGTCGCCCCTTGTATGGCAGCCTAGTGATTGTGGTGAGTGTTGATAAGCAAGGCAGAATCACGACAAACGCTCAAGGCAAAGATGGGCTCTCGATAGGCCGCAGCTCTGGTAATCCAGAACTAGATCGCCAAGCCCTTGCTATTGTGAGGGCATCTGCCCCATTTGGCCCCTTCCCATCTGAAATGCGTAATCAGATTGATGTATTGGATTGGATATCCACATTTGAGTTCACGCGCGATGGGGTAGATCGTTTAGAGCTACGTCATTAA
- the aroE gene encoding shikimate dehydrogenase: protein MSSTNTTSLHTDPSLFAGVDVYAVAGNPIAHSKSPAIHQRFAEQANQRMHYRRLQPEINSFAKAAQAFFAAGGKGMNVTVPFKLDAQTLADVLTPRAQLAGAVNALWKTEGKIFGDNTDGAGLVRDLLAKGIALHGARILLIGAGGAARGVMGPLLEQSPKSFIIANRSSAKADDLVKIFADLAASKEVALESRTLLDLEAATKTLHPFDLVINATAAGLTDESPVSLKAVGNIFVPSSFAYDMVYGKTTSFMQQALQRGARVSDGLGMLVEQAADAFLLWRGAQLATAIDPRAVLAELRS, encoded by the coding sequence ATGAGTTCTACGAACACCACCTCACTGCATACGGATCCCAGTCTTTTTGCTGGTGTGGATGTTTATGCCGTAGCAGGCAATCCGATTGCGCACAGTAAATCTCCGGCAATCCATCAACGTTTTGCGGAGCAAGCAAATCAACGTATGCACTATAGGCGACTCCAGCCCGAGATCAACTCATTTGCCAAAGCAGCTCAAGCATTCTTTGCCGCCGGCGGTAAGGGTATGAATGTCACAGTGCCGTTTAAATTGGACGCACAAACTCTCGCCGACGTTCTAACGCCGCGTGCGCAACTAGCAGGCGCGGTAAATGCCTTATGGAAAACGGAAGGCAAGATCTTTGGCGACAACACAGATGGCGCGGGTTTAGTGCGCGATCTGTTGGCAAAAGGCATTGCCTTGCATGGCGCTCGTATTTTGCTCATAGGCGCTGGCGGTGCAGCGCGCGGTGTGATGGGCCCTTTGCTCGAGCAGTCGCCTAAATCCTTCATCATCGCTAATCGTTCCAGTGCTAAGGCAGATGATTTAGTAAAAATCTTTGCTGATTTAGCTGCCTCCAAAGAGGTGGCACTAGAGTCTCGGACATTGCTGGATTTGGAAGCTGCTACAAAAACCCTGCATCCATTTGATTTGGTGATTAATGCCACTGCCGCTGGTTTGACCGATGAGTCTCCTGTGAGTTTAAAAGCGGTCGGCAATATTTTTGTCCCCAGCTCTTTCGCATATGACATGGTTTATGGCAAAACCACCTCCTTTATGCAACAGGCCCTACAACGAGGCGCACGCGTGAGCGATGGGCTTGGAATGTTGGTTGAGCAAGCCGCAGATGCATTCTTATTGTGGCGTGGCGCTCAGCTGGCTACCGCCATTGATCCTCGCGCAGTTTTGGCAGAGTTACGTAGCTAA
- the pyrF gene encoding orotidine-5'-phosphate decarboxylase, with the protein MNSRSNTFNQQLQSAWASQGSMLCVGCDPDPRRLPQSLQGKAEGIFEFCREIADATADLVCAFKPQFAYFASQRAEAQLEKLIKHLKDQYPHIPVILDSKRGDIGSTADHYALEAFERYGADAVTVNPYMGFDTIEPYLKHTGKGVIVLCRTSNPGGSDLQFLNVAPNRESLYLHVAKLASQQWNSSGQISVVVGATFPEEIAKVRAIVGEMPLLIPGIGAQGGDIDATVSAGKVAGKAGTGMIINSSRAILYASSGTDFAEAARAMAMSIRDALRIAASK; encoded by the coding sequence ATGAACTCTCGCTCAAATACCTTTAACCAGCAACTCCAGTCCGCATGGGCTTCTCAAGGCAGCATGCTGTGTGTTGGTTGTGACCCGGACCCAAGGCGCTTACCCCAGTCCCTACAAGGGAAAGCAGAAGGGATCTTTGAGTTCTGCCGCGAAATCGCCGATGCGACTGCGGATTTAGTCTGCGCTTTTAAGCCACAATTTGCCTACTTTGCCTCCCAAAGAGCCGAGGCCCAATTAGAAAAACTGATCAAGCACCTCAAAGATCAATACCCCCACATCCCAGTCATTTTGGATTCAAAGCGGGGTGATATTGGAAGCACCGCTGATCACTACGCTCTAGAAGCCTTTGAGCGCTATGGTGCGGATGCGGTGACAGTGAACCCATATATGGGCTTTGACACCATCGAACCCTACTTAAAACATACAGGCAAAGGGGTCATCGTGTTGTGCCGCACGTCCAATCCCGGTGGATCCGATTTACAGTTTTTGAATGTTGCACCCAATCGTGAATCTCTGTATCTACACGTAGCCAAGCTCGCCTCGCAACAGTGGAATAGCTCTGGTCAAATCAGCGTAGTAGTCGGAGCTACCTTTCCAGAGGAAATTGCTAAGGTGCGCGCCATTGTTGGCGAGATGCCTTTATTGATTCCAGGCATTGGCGCTCAAGGCGGCGATATTGACGCCACCGTCAGCGCCGGAAAAGTCGCAGGTAAGGCAGGAACTGGAATGATCATCAATTCTTCAAGGGCGATTTTGTATGCCAGTTCTGGCACTGATTTTGCGGAAGCCGCTAGAGCGATGGCCATGAGTATACGAGACGCACTCCGAATTGCTGCAAGCAAGTAA
- the corA gene encoding magnesium/cobalt transporter CorA: MINLFVLQNGRLSQEQVEDRNELLQYANPIWIDVVDPEEEELIWIKEAFGVLLPELDDLGDLEASARYFEADDGHLHIRTDFLLDEEEISRNVRVAFVLTKQVLFSIHDEDLPVFRLVRLRARLRPGSVSNAKDVLLDLYSTDAEYSADALEEVYENLEQAGKRVLQDDINDADAEQVLETIAKEEDTNGRIRRNVMDTRRALSFLMRSKLLSDEQQEEARQILRDIDSLENHTAFLFDKINFLMDATVGFINLNQSKIIKIFSVVSVALMPPTLLASVWGMNYKHMPELDATWGYPMAICAMVISAIIPLWYFHSKGWMK; this comes from the coding sequence ATGATCAACTTGTTCGTCCTGCAAAATGGCCGCCTCTCTCAAGAGCAAGTCGAAGATCGCAATGAATTGTTGCAATATGCCAATCCTATCTGGATTGACGTGGTTGATCCAGAAGAAGAGGAATTAATCTGGATTAAAGAAGCGTTTGGCGTACTCTTGCCTGAGTTGGATGACTTGGGTGACTTAGAAGCTTCTGCGCGTTATTTCGAGGCAGATGATGGCCACCTCCATATCCGTACTGATTTCTTATTGGATGAAGAAGAAATTTCTCGTAACGTACGAGTGGCTTTCGTTCTCACCAAGCAAGTATTGTTCTCTATTCATGACGAAGATTTGCCAGTGTTCCGCTTGGTTCGTTTGCGCGCGCGTTTGCGTCCTGGATCAGTGAGTAATGCGAAAGATGTGTTGCTGGATTTGTACTCCACTGATGCGGAGTACTCCGCTGATGCTTTGGAAGAGGTTTATGAAAACCTGGAACAAGCAGGTAAGCGAGTGTTGCAAGACGACATCAATGATGCGGATGCGGAACAAGTTCTCGAGACAATCGCAAAAGAGGAAGATACTAACGGACGTATTCGTCGCAATGTGATGGATACCCGCAGAGCCTTATCTTTCCTGATGCGCAGCAAATTGCTTTCGGATGAGCAGCAAGAGGAAGCGCGTCAAATTTTGCGCGACATCGACTCTTTAGAGAACCATACCGCCTTCCTATTCGACAAGATTAACTTCTTGATGGATGCGACGGTTGGTTTTATTAACCTGAACCAATCCAAGATTATTAAGATCTTCTCGGTGGTATCGGTAGCATTAATGCCACCAACTTTACTGGCTAGTGTTTGGGGCATGAACTACAAACACATGCCTGAATTGGACGCGACTTGGGGGTATCCGATGGCAATTTGCGCCATGGTGATTTCAGCAATCATTCCTCTGTGGTACTTCCATAGCAAAGGGTGGATGAAGTAA
- a CDS encoding CinA family protein, whose product MNATDLTKTLAQILLSRNWTVSLAESCTGGFVCATLTELAGSSKWFERGFITYSNEAKTESLGVPPELIEAHGAVSEQVAKAMVEGARINSGSNVAISITGIAGPTGGTKEKPVGTVCFGWATESQTVTKTQYFDGDRHTIRRQATEFALAELIALRRS is encoded by the coding sequence ATGAATGCGACGGACCTCACCAAAACATTGGCGCAAATACTGCTCTCCAGAAATTGGACAGTGTCATTGGCGGAATCTTGCACCGGGGGATTTGTCTGCGCAACCTTGACTGAACTAGCAGGCTCAAGCAAATGGTTTGAGCGTGGTTTTATCACCTATAGCAATGAAGCTAAAACAGAATCTCTTGGTGTACCCCCCGAGCTAATTGAAGCTCATGGGGCGGTCAGCGAGCAAGTGGCCAAGGCCATGGTTGAGGGCGCTCGCATCAATTCTGGAAGCAATGTGGCTATTTCCATTACTGGAATTGCAGGGCCCACTGGTGGCACAAAGGAAAAACCGGTTGGAACTGTGTGCTTTGGCTGGGCTACTGAAAGTCAAACAGTCACTAAAACCCAGTATTTTGACGGTGACCGTCATACGATCAGACGACAAGCCACCGAATTTGCACTTGCTGAGTTGATTGCTTTGCGCAGAAGCTAA
- a CDS encoding phosphatidylglycerophosphatase A — MTNTEHSIVVKPNFKWVFQTASRTIAFGFGSSLSPVAPGTAGTLWAWAAFLVGEYFLSTQDFLWIIGGGILIGCWICGHVSEKLGKKDFGGIVLDEIVAFWLVLIFIMPTTIWIQILAFALFRFFDVVKPGPIGMIDRHFKNLKSDHTSPSSLLQIIWRGFGIVLDDLAAAFCTLLTIALIQFLIK; from the coding sequence ATGACCAATACTGAGCATTCCATAGTTGTGAAACCAAACTTCAAGTGGGTATTTCAAACCGCTAGCCGCACCATTGCTTTTGGCTTTGGAAGCAGCTTAAGCCCCGTAGCACCAGGCACAGCGGGCACACTCTGGGCCTGGGCCGCCTTCCTGGTGGGTGAATACTTTCTCAGCACACAAGACTTTCTTTGGATTATTGGTGGCGGTATTTTGATCGGATGCTGGATCTGTGGCCATGTCAGCGAAAAGCTCGGTAAAAAAGATTTTGGTGGCATTGTTTTGGATGAAATCGTTGCCTTTTGGTTAGTACTCATCTTCATCATGCCAACAACGATTTGGATCCAGATTTTGGCATTCGCATTATTTCGTTTTTTTGATGTAGTCAAACCAGGGCCGATTGGCATGATTGATCGACATTTTAAAAATTTAAAAAGCGATCACACTTCACCCTCCTCTCTTTTACAAATCATTTGGCGTGGATTTGGCATCGTGCTTGATGATCTTGCAGCGGCCTTTTGCACACTACTCACAATCGCTTTAATTCAGTTTTTAATTAAATAA